A region of Geobacillus sp. 46C-IIa DNA encodes the following proteins:
- a CDS encoding YihY/virulence factor BrkB family protein, with translation MFLNMTFIRELARRFIEDEIPRLSAELAYYFLLSLFPFLLFLMTLLAYLPIPHEDVLALVRQYAPKEALHLIETNVHRLMDEQNGKLLSLSIIGAVWSASNGMGAIMRAFNRAYDVEENRPFWVARGLSVVLTLGMIAVIIIALVLPVFGRMIGLFLFSALGLSEHFLTAWNAFRWTMSSLLLFAVFTALYYFAPNKQLRCVNVVRGALFATAGWIATSLAFAYYVNHFANYTAMHGSLGGMIVLMIWLYLSGMVLVLGGEMNAIFDCEREGRKRMR, from the coding sequence ATGTTCTTGAACATGACGTTCATCCGCGAGTTGGCCCGGCGCTTTATAGAGGATGAAATTCCGCGGTTGTCGGCGGAATTGGCGTACTACTTTCTTTTGTCGCTGTTTCCGTTTTTGCTGTTTTTAATGACGCTGTTGGCGTATTTGCCTATTCCGCATGAAGATGTGCTTGCGCTCGTACGGCAATACGCGCCGAAAGAGGCGCTTCATCTCATTGAGACAAATGTGCATCGCCTGATGGACGAGCAAAATGGGAAACTGTTGTCGTTAAGCATTATCGGTGCCGTCTGGTCCGCCTCAAATGGGATGGGCGCCATTATGCGGGCGTTCAACCGCGCCTACGACGTCGAGGAAAATCGTCCGTTTTGGGTGGCGCGCGGATTGTCGGTCGTGCTGACGCTCGGGATGATCGCCGTGATCATCATCGCGCTCGTGCTGCCGGTATTCGGGAGAATGATCGGGCTGTTTTTGTTTTCAGCATTAGGGTTATCGGAACACTTTTTAACCGCATGGAATGCATTCCGTTGGACGATGAGTTCGCTGTTATTGTTTGCCGTTTTCACCGCCCTGTATTATTTTGCCCCGAACAAACAACTGCGCTGCGTCAATGTCGTGCGCGGCGCTTTATTCGCCACTGCCGGTTGGATTGCGACGTCGCTGGCGTTTGCCTATTATGTCAACCATTTTGCCAATTACACGGCCATGCACGGAAGCCTCGGCGGGATGATCGTCTTGATGATTTGGCTTTATTTATCCGGCATGGTGCTCGTTTTAGGCGGAGAAATGAACGCGATTTTCGATTGTGAGCGTGAAGGGAGGAAGAGGATGCGCTAA
- a CDS encoding fumarate hydratase gives MEKFQQSMYDLIVETSTKLPKDVRRAIARAKVRENAGTRAAMALDTIVENIQMADENVSPICQDTGLPTFKIKVPVGVNQIEMKKAIRAAIVEATKNGKLRPNSVDSLTGKNSGDNLGEGVPVIKFEQWENDYIDVRLILKGGGCENKNIQYSLPCELEGLGRAGRDLDGIRKCILHAVYQAQGQGCSAGFIGVGIGGDRSSGYELAKEQLFRPVDDVNPIEELRQLEEYVMENANKLGIGTMGFGGESTLLGCKIGVMHRIPASFFVSVAYNCWAFRRMGVKIDPQTGEIIEWLYQDGEEVDLTKELEKAEAAAALEQGETRVIDLVPPLSEEQVRQLRVGDVVRISGMMYTGRDAIHKYLMDHDAPVDLNGQIIYHCGPVMLKDEEGRWHVKAAGPTTSIREEPYQGDIMKKFGVRAVIGKGGMGAKTLQALKEHGGVYLNAIGGAAQYYADCIKSVEGVDLLEFGIPEAMWHLRVENFTAVVTMDSHGNSLHKDVEQSSLEKLAQFKEPVFK, from the coding sequence ATGGAAAAATTCCAACAAAGCATGTATGACTTGATCGTTGAGACGTCAACGAAGCTGCCGAAGGACGTTCGCCGAGCGATCGCTCGAGCGAAAGTGCGCGAAAACGCCGGCACACGGGCAGCGATGGCGCTCGATACGATCGTCGAGAACATTCAAATGGCGGACGAAAACGTGTCGCCGATCTGTCAGGACACCGGCTTGCCGACGTTTAAAATTAAAGTGCCGGTCGGCGTCAACCAAATCGAAATGAAAAAAGCGATCCGCGCTGCCATTGTCGAAGCGACGAAAAACGGCAAGCTGCGTCCGAACTCGGTCGACTCGCTTACCGGCAAAAACAGCGGTGACAACTTAGGGGAAGGCGTGCCGGTCATTAAATTTGAACAATGGGAAAACGATTACATTGACGTTCGTTTGATTTTAAAAGGCGGCGGCTGTGAAAACAAAAACATCCAATACAGCCTTCCGTGCGAACTTGAAGGGCTCGGCCGCGCGGGCCGCGACCTTGACGGCATTCGCAAGTGCATCTTGCATGCGGTGTACCAAGCGCAAGGGCAAGGATGCAGCGCCGGCTTTATCGGCGTCGGCATCGGCGGCGACCGCTCATCAGGCTATGAACTCGCCAAAGAGCAGCTGTTCCGCCCAGTCGATGACGTCAACCCGATTGAGGAATTGCGCCAACTCGAAGAATACGTTATGGAAAATGCCAACAAACTCGGCATCGGCACGATGGGCTTTGGTGGTGAATCGACGCTGCTTGGCTGTAAAATCGGCGTCATGCACCGCATCCCGGCGAGCTTCTTCGTTTCCGTCGCCTACAACTGTTGGGCGTTCCGTCGCATGGGCGTGAAAATCGACCCGCAAACCGGCGAAATCATCGAATGGCTGTACCAAGACGGCGAAGAGGTCGATTTGACCAAGGAGCTGGAAAAAGCGGAAGCCGCTGCGGCGCTTGAACAAGGGGAGACACGCGTCATCGACCTCGTTCCGCCGCTGTCGGAAGAACAAGTGCGCCAGCTTCGCGTCGGCGATGTCGTCCGCATCAGCGGCATGATGTATACGGGCCGCGATGCCATTCATAAATATTTGATGGATCATGACGCGCCGGTCGACTTAAACGGGCAAATCATTTACCATTGCGGCCCGGTGATGCTGAAAGATGAGGAAGGCCGCTGGCACGTCAAAGCCGCCGGTCCGACGACAAGCATCCGCGAGGAGCCGTACCAAGGCGACATCATGAAAAAATTTGGCGTCCGCGCCGTCATCGGCAAAGGCGGCATGGGGGCGAAAACGCTGCAAGCCTTAAAAGAACACGGCGGCGTGTATTTGAACGCCATCGGCGGCGCCGCGCAATATTACGCGGACTGCATCAAATCGGTGGAAGGCGTCGATTTGCTGGAATTCGGCATCCCGGAAGCGATGTGGCATTTGCGGGTGGAAAACTTCACCGCCGTCGTCACGATGGATTCGCACGGCAACAGCTTGCATAAAGACGTGGAGCAATCATCGCTGGAAAAATTGGCCCAATTCAAAGAACCGGTGTTCAAATAA
- the pdaA gene encoding delta-lactam-biosynthetic de-N-acetylase yields the protein MKWLLSLLLLFTLIPAPAFAASHAPIHWGFKRSENHQPPSAGKELDELLAKYDAFYLGDTSEKTIYLTFDNGYENGYTAQILDVLKEKNVPAAFFVTGHYLQTAPDLVKRMAAEGHIIGNHSWHHPDLTAASEERFREELEKVKEKTEELTGQKGMAYLRPPRGIFSERTLSLARELGYYHVFWSLAFVDWQTDRQRGWSYAYDQIMKQIHPGAILLLHSVSKDNADALPKVIDDLRKQGYTFASLDELMAKKMGLHPWLFRP from the coding sequence ATGAAATGGCTTCTTTCTCTTTTGTTGCTGTTCACTTTAATTCCTGCCCCCGCTTTCGCGGCAAGCCATGCGCCGATCCATTGGGGATTCAAGCGGAGCGAAAACCATCAGCCCCCATCAGCGGGAAAAGAGCTTGACGAACTGCTCGCCAAATACGATGCCTTTTATTTAGGCGATACGAGCGAAAAAACGATTTATTTGACGTTTGACAACGGCTATGAAAACGGCTATACGGCGCAAATTTTAGACGTGTTAAAAGAAAAGAACGTGCCGGCTGCCTTTTTTGTCACCGGCCATTACTTGCAAACCGCCCCTGATTTGGTGAAACGAATGGCCGCCGAGGGGCACATCATCGGCAATCATTCATGGCACCACCCCGATTTGACGGCGGCAAGCGAAGAGCGGTTTCGTGAAGAGCTGGAAAAAGTAAAAGAAAAGACAGAGGAATTGACCGGGCAAAAAGGGATGGCATACCTTCGCCCGCCGCGCGGCATTTTCAGTGAACGGACGTTGTCGCTCGCCCGCGAGCTCGGCTATTACCACGTCTTTTGGTCGCTGGCGTTCGTCGACTGGCAGACCGACCGCCAGCGCGGCTGGTCATACGCGTACGACCAAATTATGAAGCAGATCCACCCTGGGGCGATTTTGCTTTTGCACTCGGTCTCGAAAGACAACGCCGACGCGCTGCCGAAGGTGATCGACGACTTGCGCAAACAAGGGTATACGTTTGCCAGCTTAGATGAGTTGATGGCGAAAAAGATGGGCCTCCATCCGTGGCTGTTTCGCCCGTAA
- a CDS encoding low molecular weight protein-tyrosine-phosphatase, with product MIKVLFVCLGNICRSPMAEAIFRHLVKERGLDGRIAVDSAGTGSWHVGEPPHEGTRRILNENAIDYSGIRARQVGRCDLEEFDYIIAMDAANLHDLRRLAGPNSSAVIARLLDFVPEREKDDVPDPYYTGNFAEVYHLVRSGCEHLLEAIIRDHQLVAGE from the coding sequence ATGATCAAAGTGTTGTTTGTTTGCCTTGGGAACATTTGCCGTTCACCGATGGCTGAAGCGATCTTTCGCCACTTAGTGAAAGAACGCGGGCTCGATGGGCGTATCGCCGTTGATTCGGCGGGAACGGGCAGCTGGCATGTCGGCGAGCCGCCGCATGAAGGGACAAGGCGCATCTTAAACGAAAACGCCATTGATTATTCTGGCATTCGCGCCCGGCAAGTCGGCCGCTGCGATTTGGAGGAATTTGATTACATTATCGCCATGGATGCCGCCAATTTACACGATTTGCGCCGGCTGGCCGGACCCAATTCATCGGCCGTCATCGCCCGGTTGCTCGATTTTGTGCCCGAACGGGAAAAAGACGACGTGCCGGATCCATATTATACTGGGAATTTCGCCGAAGTATATCATCTTGTCCGTTCCGGATGCGAGCATTTGCTTGAGGCCATCATCCGTGACCATCAGCTTGTCGCGGGCGAATAA
- a CDS encoding YfkD famly protein: MKKWAVSLLTSAVLLYATAFPVLAASGKPAPGTVIDISKENTYPNPTQDLPHLEPSSFTKQLLKSSNVKIENPELIHLLNESSATNTPWAVGYRATIYLGQWPLNYQSLETSTNWEYQKVNTNFLDNRGGDTAQKLYYKQEMQKYVRGGLTAKVPNEDAVKRMMLNKAMEKTKLPLSFSTVVGLGTKKDQPYNVPAKKMGYLYAYAPAVNEKGKVTYGEVYVVLKGNKKKIVVKNVTTRGVGAWIPVQDRLYVSYVVSEQPR; the protein is encoded by the coding sequence ATGAAAAAGTGGGCCGTTTCCTTATTGACGAGTGCGGTTCTTCTCTATGCGACGGCGTTTCCAGTGCTGGCGGCCTCCGGAAAACCAGCGCCCGGAACGGTGATCGATATATCAAAAGAAAATACGTATCCGAATCCGACGCAAGATTTGCCGCATTTAGAGCCGAGCTCGTTTACGAAACAGCTGTTAAAATCATCCAACGTAAAAATTGAGAATCCCGAATTGATTCATCTCCTTAACGAATCGTCAGCGACGAATACCCCGTGGGCCGTCGGCTACCGAGCGACGATTTATTTAGGCCAATGGCCGCTCAATTACCAGTCGCTTGAAACGTCAACGAATTGGGAATACCAAAAGGTCAACACGAATTTCCTCGATAACCGCGGCGGCGATACGGCGCAAAAACTGTACTATAAACAAGAAATGCAAAAATACGTCCGCGGCGGACTGACAGCGAAAGTGCCGAACGAGGATGCTGTGAAACGAATGATGTTAAATAAAGCGATGGAAAAAACGAAACTGCCGCTGTCATTCAGCACTGTTGTCGGCCTCGGCACGAAAAAAGATCAGCCCTACAATGTGCCGGCGAAAAAAATGGGCTACTTGTATGCGTATGCTCCAGCCGTGAATGAAAAAGGAAAGGTGACATACGGCGAAGTGTACGTTGTCTTGAAAGGAAACAAAAAGAAAATTGTCGTCAAAAACGTGACGACAAGAGGTGTCGGAGCGTGGATTCCGGTGCAAGATCGTCTATACGTGTCTTATGTTGTCAGTGAGCAGCCAAGGTAA
- the yfkAB gene encoding radical SAM/CxCxxxxC motif protein YfkAB, translating into MRSSTMPAITPAYDPWEAYVDIEEYGKLELTNIEFTTTTLCNMRCEHCAVGYTLSAKDPEALPLDLLLRRLEEIPHLRSLSITGGEPMLSLKSVDQYVVPLLRYAHERGVRTQLNSNLTLDLARYERIIPYLDVLHISHNWGTIDDFVDGGFAMMERKPARAQREKYFQRMLDNAKALAKAGVLVSAETMLNKRTVRHLETIHRQVVEEMGCRRHEIHPMYPSDFASALETLSLDELRQAIHHLLDIRDENVWMLFGTLPFYPCSGNEDDLRLLKRLYESKNVTVRNDPDGRSRLNVNIFTGDVIVTDFGDEPPLGNIIHDSLPDVYDKWRRSKLASGLLCHCPAARCLGPNVLVKQTYYRDVDFTKRSARVAL; encoded by the coding sequence ATGCGTTCATCGACCATGCCAGCGATTACACCGGCGTATGACCCGTGGGAGGCGTATGTCGACATTGAAGAATATGGAAAACTTGAACTGACGAATATCGAGTTCACGACAACGACGCTTTGCAATATGCGCTGCGAACATTGTGCCGTCGGCTATACGCTGTCGGCAAAAGACCCCGAGGCATTGCCGCTTGACTTGTTGCTCCGCCGGCTCGAGGAAATCCCGCATTTGCGCTCCTTAAGCATCACCGGCGGCGAGCCGATGCTGTCATTAAAATCCGTTGACCAATACGTTGTTCCGCTTCTCCGCTATGCGCATGAACGCGGGGTGCGGACGCAGCTCAATTCGAATTTGACGCTCGATTTAGCGCGTTATGAACGAATCATTCCGTATTTGGATGTGCTGCATATCTCCCATAACTGGGGAACGATCGATGACTTTGTCGATGGCGGATTCGCCATGATGGAGCGGAAGCCGGCGCGCGCCCAGCGCGAAAAGTATTTTCAGCGCATGCTCGACAACGCGAAAGCATTGGCGAAAGCGGGGGTCTTGGTGTCGGCGGAAACGATGCTCAACAAGCGCACGGTTCGCCATTTGGAAACGATCCACCGCCAAGTGGTCGAGGAAATGGGCTGCCGGCGGCATGAAATCCACCCGATGTATCCAAGCGATTTTGCCAGTGCACTTGAGACGTTGAGCTTAGACGAGTTGCGTCAAGCGATCCATCATTTGCTTGACATTCGCGATGAAAACGTCTGGATGCTGTTTGGCACGCTGCCGTTTTACCCGTGCAGCGGCAACGAAGACGATCTTCGCTTATTGAAGCGGCTGTATGAAAGCAAAAACGTCACCGTGCGCAACGACCCGGACGGCCGCTCGCGGCTCAATGTCAACATTTTCACCGGCGATGTTATCGTCACCGATTTCGGGGATGAACCGCCGCTTGGCAACATCATTCACGATTCGCTGCCGGACGTGTATGACAAATGGCGCCGTTCAAAGCTCGCAAGCGGGCTTCTTTGCCACTGCCCGGCGGCGCGCTGCCTCGGACCGAACGTGCTCGTCAAACAAACCTATTACCGGGATGTCGATTTTACAAAACGCTCGGCACGCGTTGCCCTGTAA
- a CDS encoding MFS transporter, with amino-acid sequence MRFAILTGIVAISGLSQGMLLPLLAMLLDESGVSSTVNGAHAAALYIGVLAISPFLERPLGKYGYKPMILLGGFIVICSLILFPLFPSFFFWLILRLLIGVGDHMLHFATQTWITDFSPPAERGRRLSLYGLAFGLGFTAGPLLASLASINEALPFYLAALFSFVGWGAVFWLPNEKPKPFERSSSAAGRWIGAWRYAWPALLLPLTYGFLEAAIHSVFPLYALHKRMSAEQIALILPFFSFGGIIFQLPLGALGDRFGRRIAIIGALLAGISCFLAALAVSTSTVGLAACLFAAGMFTGSLFSLGIAYMADLLPKALLPAGNLLSGMLYSLGSMIGPPLAGSAVDAAADAFFLAVSAVLLIPAVGLARRWEQEKAA; translated from the coding sequence ATGCGTTTTGCCATTTTAACCGGAATCGTCGCCATCTCCGGCTTGTCCCAAGGGATGTTGCTTCCGCTGTTGGCCATGCTGCTCGATGAAAGCGGCGTCTCCTCGACCGTTAACGGAGCGCACGCTGCTGCGCTCTATATCGGCGTGCTTGCCATCTCACCGTTTTTGGAGCGCCCATTAGGTAAATATGGATACAAACCAATGATTCTCCTTGGTGGTTTTATTGTAATCTGTTCGCTCATCCTTTTTCCACTTTTTCCTTCATTTTTCTTTTGGCTTATTCTTCGTCTTCTGATTGGGGTGGGCGACCATATGCTTCATTTTGCGACCCAAACGTGGATTACCGACTTTTCGCCGCCGGCTGAGCGCGGACGGCGGCTGTCGCTGTATGGACTCGCATTTGGCCTCGGCTTTACAGCCGGCCCGCTTCTCGCTTCACTCGCCTCGATCAACGAGGCGCTGCCGTTTTATTTGGCTGCGCTCTTCAGCTTCGTCGGGTGGGGTGCCGTCTTTTGGCTGCCGAATGAAAAACCGAAGCCGTTTGAGCGGTCTTCCTCAGCTGCCGGGCGATGGATCGGCGCGTGGAGGTATGCGTGGCCGGCGCTCTTGCTGCCGCTTACTTATGGCTTTTTGGAAGCGGCCATTCATTCCGTTTTTCCGCTGTATGCCTTGCATAAACGCATGAGCGCCGAACAGATCGCGTTGATCTTGCCGTTTTTCTCGTTCGGCGGCATCATCTTTCAGCTCCCGCTCGGTGCGCTTGGCGACCGGTTCGGACGCCGCATTGCCATCATTGGCGCGCTGCTGGCCGGCATCAGCTGTTTTTTGGCCGCCCTCGCCGTTAGCACATCGACGGTCGGGCTTGCTGCCTGCTTGTTTGCCGCCGGGATGTTTACGGGGTCGCTTTTCTCGCTTGGCATTGCCTATATGGCCGACCTGTTGCCGAAAGCGCTCCTTCCGGCCGGCAATTTGTTGTCCGGAATGCTATACAGCCTCGGCAGCATGATCGGTCCGCCGCTTGCCGGCAGCGCCGTCGATGCGGCGGCCGACGCCTTTTTCCTTGCGGTCAGCGCCGTTCTCCTCATCCCGGCCGTTGGCCTTGCCAGACGATGGGAACAGGAAAAAGCGGCTTGA
- a CDS encoding RNA-guided endonuclease TnpB family protein: MPTITLRLELHNPTNVKQDMYERMTEVNTAFANWLLDHPKLNQATSKIFKEFSSQRFPSAVVNQTIREVKSQKKKQKAKKFRTLWCCFNNQNVKVEKKGAFYTVSFPALEKRIGVPVVTRPYQEAWLNRLINGTAKQGAAKLYKKRKKWYLAIAITFEVKPRHETKVMGVDLGLRYIAVASVGTKSLFFKGSQCAFVRRRYAALRRTLGKAKKLHMIRKIGRKESRWMKDRNHKISRQIVRFALANGVGVIRMEELTGIRKRAASAKEAGRSLHSWSFHQLQTMIAYKAEMAGIRVEWVKPTYTSQTCRCGHREKANRNGIRFRCQKCGYTLHADLNGAINIAKAISGFAA, from the coding sequence ATGCCCACGATCACACTAAGGCTGGAGCTGCACAACCCAACGAACGTCAAACAAGACATGTACGAACGGATGACAGAAGTGAATACAGCGTTTGCGAATTGGCTGTTGGATCATCCTAAGCTGAATCAAGCGACGAGCAAAATTTTTAAAGAGTTCTCGTCGCAGCGGTTTCCTTCTGCCGTCGTGAATCAGACGATTCGAGAAGTAAAGTCCCAAAAGAAAAAACAAAAGGCAAAGAAGTTTCGAACATTATGGTGTTGCTTTAACAATCAAAACGTGAAGGTGGAAAAGAAAGGAGCGTTCTACACGGTTTCCTTTCCCGCACTGGAGAAGCGAATCGGCGTGCCGGTCGTCACGCGCCCCTATCAAGAAGCATGGCTGAATCGGCTGATCAATGGAACCGCCAAACAAGGGGCCGCCAAGCTCTACAAAAAGAGAAAGAAATGGTATTTGGCGATCGCGATCACCTTTGAAGTGAAGCCGCGACACGAAACAAAGGTGATGGGGGTTGACCTTGGGCTTCGCTATATCGCCGTGGCCAGCGTGGGAACGAAATCGTTGTTTTTCAAGGGCAGCCAATGCGCCTTTGTACGCCGACGATATGCGGCTTTGCGGCGAACGTTGGGCAAAGCCAAGAAGCTCCATATGATTCGCAAAATCGGCCGTAAAGAGTCCCGTTGGATGAAGGATCGAAACCATAAAATCAGCCGTCAAATCGTCCGTTTTGCCCTCGCCAACGGTGTTGGCGTGATTCGGATGGAAGAGTTGACAGGGATTCGAAAGCGGGCAGCATCGGCCAAAGAAGCGGGACGAAGTCTTCATTCCTGGTCGTTTCATCAACTGCAAACGATGATTGCCTATAAAGCGGAGATGGCAGGGATTCGGGTCGAGTGGGTGAAGCCGACCTATACAAGCCAAACATGCCGATGTGGACATCGAGAGAAAGCGAACCGAAACGGCATCCGCTTCCGATGCCAAAAGTGCGGATACACTCTCCACGCTGACTTGAATGGCGCGATCAACATCGCCAAAGCGATTTCGGGCTTCGCCGCCTAA
- a CDS encoding BH0509 family protein has product MSRAERKNMIEFIEKVRGLSREQLAYMTDAEIEYIYERYYHHHEESVE; this is encoded by the coding sequence ATGAGCAGAGCGGAACGGAAAAATATGATCGAGTTTATCGAAAAAGTGCGGGGGTTATCGCGGGAGCAGCTGGCCTACATGACCGACGCGGAAATCGAGTACATTTACGAACGCTATTACCATCATCACGAAGAAAGCGTTGAGTAA